A stretch of Dehalococcoidia bacterium DNA encodes these proteins:
- the infA gene encoding translation initiation factor IF-1: MPGKKEAIEVEGVVKDPLPNAMFRVELANGHQVLAHLSGKMRINYIRITPGDRVLVELSPYDLTRGRITYRLR; this comes from the coding sequence ATGCCCGGAAAAAAGGAAGCGATCGAAGTCGAAGGAGTGGTGAAGGACCCACTGCCTAACGCTATGTTCAGGGTGGAACTGGCGAACGGCCATCAGGTGCTGGCCCACCTCTCCGGCAAGATGAGGATCAACTACATACGGATCACGCCCGGCGACCGGGTCCTGGTGGAGCTTTCACCGTACGACCTCACGCGGGGACGGATCACGTACCGGCTGAGGTAA
- the rpmJ gene encoding 50S ribosomal protein L36 produces MKVRASVKPRCDKCKVIRRFGVVRVICENKRHKQRQG; encoded by the coding sequence ATGAAGGTCAGGGCATCGGTCAAGCCACGCTGCGACAAGTGCAAGGTGATCCGGCGCTTCGGCGTGGTGCGGGTGATCTGCGAGAACAAGCGCCACAAGCAGCGCCAGGGCTAG
- the rpsM gene encoding 30S ribosomal protein S13 — protein sequence MARIAGVDIPREKRVDISLRYIYGIGPHSARLICSKTQIDPSTKVRDLTDDEVSRIREIIDREFMVEGDLRREVRQNIQRLIEINCYRGIRHRRGLPVRGQRTKTNARTKRGARRTVAGKRKAVGKK from the coding sequence ATGGCACGAATCGCCGGCGTCGACATCCCGCGCGAGAAGCGCGTCGATATCTCCCTGCGCTACATCTACGGCATCGGGCCGCACTCCGCGCGCCTGATCTGCAGCAAGACGCAGATCGACCCGAGCACCAAGGTCCGCGACCTTACCGACGATGAGGTCAGCCGCATCCGCGAGATCATCGACCGGGAGTTCATGGTCGAAGGTGACCTCCGCCGCGAGGTCCGGCAGAACATCCAGCGCCTGATCGAGATCAACTGCTACCGCGGCATAAGGCACCGCCGCGGCCTGCCGGTGCGCGGCCAGCGCACCAAGACCAACGCGCGCACCAAGCGAGGCGCGCGCCGGACGGTGGCGGGCAAGCGCAAGGCCGTCGGCAAGAAGTAA
- the rpsK gene encoding 30S ribosomal protein S11, with product MVQRRGRATRGRRERKSVPRGRAYIKSTFNNTIITLTDPNGNVLSWGSAGTANFKGSRKSTPFAAQMAAEGAARRAMEHGLRQVDVYVKGPGSGREAAIRSLQAAGLTVLSIRDVTPIPHNGCRPPKRRRV from the coding sequence ATGGTCCAGAGGCGAGGACGCGCTACACGAGGGCGACGCGAACGGAAGTCTGTTCCGCGCGGCCGCGCCTACATCAAGTCCACCTTCAACAACACGATCATCACGCTCACGGACCCGAACGGGAACGTGCTCAGCTGGGGCAGCGCCGGTACCGCGAACTTCAAGGGGTCGCGGAAAAGCACGCCCTTCGCCGCTCAAATGGCGGCCGAAGGCGCCGCGCGGCGGGCGATGGAGCATGGTCTGCGCCAGGTGGACGTGTACGTGAAGGGCCCGGGTAGCGGCCGGGAGGCGGCGATCCGCTCGCTACAGGCCGCCGGCCTCACGGTCCTCAGCATTCGCGACGTGACGCCCATACCACACAACGGCTGCCGGCCACCCAAGCGGCGGCGAGTCTAG
- the rpsD gene encoding 30S ribosomal protein S4, whose product MARYHGPVCRLCRRYGEKLFLKGDRCFGPKCAIVRRPNPPGSAVQRRRKVSDRGLQLREKQRARVFYGLLERQFRRYYQEALHRPGVTGVNFIQLLESRLDNVVYRLGFADSRKQARQLVRHGHVSLNGRKTDIPSALVKVNDEVSFTPRGRKTEYVKTLPEILKSKQVPSWLSLDMAALKGRVIGTPTIEEAESLFDPNVIVEFYSR is encoded by the coding sequence ATGGCTCGATACCACGGGCCGGTGTGCCGGCTCTGCCGCCGTTACGGAGAGAAGCTCTTCCTGAAGGGCGACCGCTGTTTCGGCCCCAAGTGCGCCATCGTGCGGCGCCCGAACCCGCCCGGCTCTGCCGTCCAGCGGCGCCGGAAGGTGTCCGACCGGGGCCTGCAGTTGCGTGAGAAGCAGCGCGCCAGGGTCTTCTACGGCCTCCTGGAGCGCCAGTTTCGCCGCTACTACCAGGAGGCGCTGCACCGGCCGGGCGTGACCGGTGTCAACTTCATCCAGCTCCTCGAGTCGAGGCTCGATAACGTCGTCTACCGGCTCGGGTTCGCCGATTCGCGCAAGCAGGCGCGCCAGTTGGTGCGGCACGGCCACGTCAGCCTCAACGGCCGCAAGACGGACATCCCTTCGGCGCTCGTGAAGGTCAACGACGAGGTGTCCTTTACGCCGCGCGGTCGCAAGACGGAGTACGTCAAGACGCTGCCGGAGATCCTCAAGTCCAAGCAGGTGCCCTCATGGCTGTCGTTGGACATGGCGGCCCTCAAGGGGCGCGTAATCGGCACGCCGACCATCGAGGAGGCAGAGTCGCTTTTCGACCCGAACGTAATAGTGGAGTTCTACTCGCGGTAG
- a CDS encoding DNA-directed RNA polymerase subunit alpha — translation MEAGVPQLSLEEESEGTFGRIVAEPLQAGFGITLGNALRRTLLSALPGTAITAVRIEGVEHEFSTLPNVKEDMVEFLLNVKDIRIRSLTERPGKMYLDAQGEGEVTAGSIQPTADYEIVNPELHLATLESPDARLSVEFTVDVGRGYVPAGSADGLPIGVIPVDAIYSPVRRVNYRVEPTRVGVTNYDRLILEVWTDGTISPMDAVRSAADLLTDQFAAFSRFGRPQSPMAGRGLGSGAALPPDRYNTPIEDLNLSVRAYNCLKRSGLMTVGAVLEKSEEELLALRNFGRKSYDELREKLISMGFLPPDAEGMGGGLGAAPAAAAGPARSMTFEPDIEEGEELGPVAKALLEALKESGAQDLLRRKDEEEEA, via the coding sequence ATGGAAGCGGGCGTTCCTCAGCTAAGCCTCGAAGAGGAATCAGAGGGGACGTTCGGACGCATAGTAGCGGAGCCGCTGCAGGCCGGTTTCGGGATTACCCTCGGTAATGCCCTGCGGCGCACGCTGCTCAGCGCCCTCCCCGGCACGGCTATCACGGCCGTACGCATCGAAGGAGTCGAGCACGAATTTTCGACGCTGCCAAACGTCAAGGAGGACATGGTCGAGTTCCTCCTGAACGTGAAGGACATCCGCATCCGCTCCCTTACGGAGCGGCCCGGCAAGATGTATCTGGACGCCCAGGGCGAAGGCGAGGTGACCGCGGGCAGCATTCAGCCGACGGCGGACTACGAGATCGTGAACCCGGAGCTGCACCTGGCGACCCTGGAGTCGCCGGACGCCCGGCTGTCCGTGGAGTTCACGGTGGACGTGGGGCGCGGCTACGTCCCGGCCGGCAGCGCCGATGGTTTGCCAATCGGCGTGATCCCGGTGGACGCCATTTACTCGCCCGTGCGGCGCGTGAACTATCGCGTCGAACCGACGCGCGTCGGCGTCACGAACTACGATCGCCTGATCCTGGAGGTGTGGACGGACGGCACCATCTCGCCGATGGACGCGGTCCGCAGCGCGGCCGACCTGTTGACGGACCAGTTCGCGGCCTTCTCGCGCTTCGGCCGGCCGCAGTCCCCCATGGCGGGACGCGGCCTCGGGTCGGGCGCGGCCCTGCCTCCCGACCGCTACAACACGCCGATCGAGGACCTCAACCTGTCCGTGCGCGCCTACAACTGCCTCAAGCGCAGCGGGCTGATGACCGTCGGCGCGGTGCTCGAGAAGAGCGAGGAAGAGCTGCTGGCGCTGCGCAACTTCGGCCGCAAGTCCTACGATGAACTGCGCGAGAAGCTGATCAGCATGGGCTTCCTCCCGCCCGACGCCGAAGGCATGGGCGGCGGCCTGGGTGCCGCGCCGGCGGCCGCCGCAGGGCCGGCGCGTTCCATGACCTTCGAGCCGGACATCGAGGAAGGTGAGGAGCTTGGTCCCGTGGCAAAGGCCCTCCTGGAGGCCTTGAAGGAATCCGGCGCGCAAGACCTGCTCCGGCGCAAGGACGAAGAGGAGGAGGCCTGA
- the rplQ gene encoding 50S ribosomal protein L17 — protein sequence MRHGVAGRKFDRPTAHRMAMFRNLVTDLLRYEQIRTTEAKAKEIRGMAEKMITLGKDGSLAARRQALAFIYDKDVVRKVFDDLASRYQGRSGGYTRIIRLGPRLGDGAPIVSLELVQE from the coding sequence ATGCGACACGGAGTCGCCGGACGCAAGTTCGACCGCCCGACGGCGCACCGGATGGCGATGTTCCGCAACCTGGTGACGGACCTCCTTCGCTACGAGCAGATCAGGACGACGGAGGCGAAGGCCAAGGAGATCCGGGGCATGGCCGAGAAGATGATCACGCTCGGCAAAGACGGTAGCCTCGCCGCGCGCCGCCAGGCGCTGGCCTTCATCTACGACAAGGACGTTGTCCGCAAGGTCTTCGATGACCTCGCCTCTCGTTACCAGGGCCGCTCGGGCGGCTATACCCGCATCATCCGCCTGGGCCCCCGTCTCGGAGACGGGGCGCCGATCGTGAGTCTGGAGCTGGTGCAGGAGTAA